From the genome of Mesorhizobium japonicum MAFF 303099, one region includes:
- the hemN gene encoding oxygen-independent coproporphyrinogen III oxidase: MRPELAAKLGENVPRYTSYPTAPHFHPGVDADVYRSWLKALESGDEVSLYLHIPYCDRLCWFCACHTKQTRRYEPVASYLRSLHAEIATVAGLVGGKAHVRAVHFGGGSPTMLKPEDMVALGTVLRDSFDFLADAKISVEIEPNDMDEARLDTLAEIGMARASLGVQDFDPKVQKAINREQSFLQTKAVVDGIRSRGVGSVNLDLLYGLPHQTRESVCSTVAQALTLEPDRMALFGYAHVPWFKKHQTMIDESWLPGPAERFAQWQIAARLIMGAGYEAIGIDHFAKPDDALAVSARAGTIRRNFQGYTEDRCETLIGLGPSSISRFRQGYSQNMPSTAEYGRMVEGGHLATVRGIAFSEDDRVRGWIIERLMCDFGFSAADLVERFGEAGQKLLFQASSIAIGDPARPLELQGDSYVVSAESRPFVRSIAAKFDKYFESGTARHSVAV, translated from the coding sequence ATGAGACCGGAATTAGCTGCCAAGCTTGGCGAGAACGTCCCGCGTTATACCAGTTACCCGACCGCGCCGCATTTCCATCCTGGCGTCGACGCTGATGTCTATCGAAGCTGGTTGAAGGCGCTCGAAAGCGGTGACGAGGTCTCGCTCTACCTGCACATCCCTTATTGCGACCGGCTGTGCTGGTTCTGTGCGTGCCATACAAAGCAGACCCGCCGCTACGAGCCGGTGGCTTCGTATCTCCGCTCGCTTCACGCGGAGATCGCGACTGTCGCCGGTCTTGTCGGCGGCAAGGCCCATGTCCGCGCCGTGCATTTCGGCGGCGGCTCGCCGACCATGCTGAAGCCCGAGGATATGGTAGCCTTGGGAACTGTCCTGCGGGATAGCTTCGATTTTCTTGCCGATGCGAAGATCAGCGTCGAAATCGAACCCAACGACATGGACGAAGCCCGCCTTGATACACTTGCCGAGATCGGCATGGCGCGGGCGAGCCTCGGCGTTCAGGATTTCGATCCGAAGGTGCAGAAGGCGATCAATCGCGAGCAGAGCTTTTTGCAGACCAAGGCGGTTGTAGACGGCATTCGCTCTCGCGGCGTAGGGTCCGTGAACCTCGATTTGCTTTACGGCCTGCCGCATCAGACCAGGGAGAGCGTCTGTTCCACCGTGGCGCAGGCGCTGACTCTGGAGCCGGACCGGATGGCGCTGTTCGGCTACGCGCATGTGCCCTGGTTCAAGAAGCATCAGACTATGATCGACGAGTCATGGTTGCCGGGTCCGGCCGAACGGTTCGCTCAGTGGCAAATTGCCGCCCGTCTGATCATGGGCGCCGGATACGAGGCGATTGGAATAGACCATTTCGCCAAGCCGGATGATGCGCTTGCAGTCTCGGCTCGCGCGGGAACAATCCGCCGCAATTTCCAGGGCTACACCGAGGATCGCTGCGAAACACTGATCGGGCTCGGGCCGTCATCGATCAGCCGGTTTCGACAGGGCTATTCGCAGAACATGCCGTCGACAGCCGAATATGGACGCATGGTCGAGGGGGGACATCTGGCCACGGTCCGCGGCATCGCGTTTTCCGAAGATGACCGTGTTCGCGGCTGGATCATCGAGCGCTTGATGTGCGATTTCGGCTTTTCAGCAGCCGATCTGGTGGAACGCTTCGGGGAAGCCGGACAAAAGCTTCTTTTCCAAGCAAGCTCCATCGCCATTGGCGACCCTGCTCGACCGCTTGAACTCCAAGGTGACAGTTACGTCGTATCGGCGGAAAGTCGTCCCTTTGTAAGGAGCATTGCAGCGAAGTTCGACAAATATTTCGAAAGTGGAACGGCCAGGCACTCAGTGGCAGTCTGA
- a CDS encoding Crp/Fnr family transcriptional regulator, with amino-acid sequence MTVRQDIHSSGIPVLCLSCAARLRGVCAALDPNHLVGLAKTSSRHKLEPGVELIADAEAVDSYSNLLSGVVKLTKCLSDGRQQIVGLRFAPDFLGRPFKVKSTINVEAATSVSLCSFPKAAVERIMKESPGLEHRLLKQTLDELDEALEWMVTLGRKTAPEKVASFLLMIARNMDSSIDPAAGSACFDLPLTRADISDFLGLTNETVSRQLTRLRADGVIRIENKRHVTVDSMSRLEQRCGGRGARQPAFE; translated from the coding sequence ATGACAGTACGGCAAGACATTCACAGTTCCGGCATTCCCGTTCTTTGCCTGTCTTGCGCAGCACGACTTCGCGGCGTCTGCGCTGCGCTCGATCCAAACCATTTGGTTGGGCTCGCCAAAACTTCGTCGCGGCACAAGCTCGAGCCGGGGGTCGAACTGATCGCCGACGCCGAGGCCGTCGACAGCTATTCAAACTTGCTTTCAGGCGTTGTGAAGCTGACGAAGTGCCTTTCGGACGGCCGCCAGCAGATTGTCGGTCTTCGGTTCGCACCGGATTTTCTGGGACGGCCCTTCAAGGTGAAAAGCACGATCAATGTGGAAGCGGCAACCTCCGTCTCGCTGTGCTCGTTTCCGAAGGCGGCCGTTGAACGGATAATGAAGGAATCACCGGGACTCGAGCATCGCCTGCTCAAGCAGACGCTGGACGAACTCGACGAGGCACTTGAATGGATGGTGACTCTCGGGCGCAAGACCGCACCGGAGAAGGTGGCGAGCTTTCTCCTCATGATCGCCCGGAATATGGATTCCAGTATCGACCCGGCGGCTGGGTCGGCATGCTTCGATCTGCCGCTGACACGTGCCGACATCTCTGATTTCCTTGGACTGACGAACGAGACCGTGAGCCGCCAGCTTACGCGATTGCGGGCTGACGGCGTGATCCGGATCGAGAACAAACGCCATGTAACGGTCGACAGCATGAGCCGGCTGGAGCAGCGCTGCGGCGGCCGAGGCGCGCGGCAACCGGCCTTTGAATGA
- a CDS encoding hemerythrin domain-containing protein yields MQSEGGDLNKETQHGPTRSWTSAAFSRQAGTEAIPGEVMKLAHREKLELCFSLESIADALPNVDRLKCLGTAKKIVPLLRDIHGFEERVIFPAYEAHLTPAEAKLASTSRLRIEHLEDQCFAGEVAETLLAIGHGDPIESAEAVGFMLRGFFEGLRRHIAFEREHVLPRIVISDEGPDA; encoded by the coding sequence GTGCAATCAGAAGGTGGCGATTTGAACAAGGAAACGCAGCACGGGCCAACCCGCTCATGGACAAGTGCGGCTTTCTCGCGCCAGGCCGGCACAGAGGCGATTCCGGGCGAGGTCATGAAGCTTGCCCATCGGGAAAAGCTGGAGCTCTGCTTCTCGCTGGAAAGCATTGCCGATGCACTGCCGAACGTCGACCGCCTCAAATGTCTTGGAACGGCCAAGAAGATCGTTCCGCTGCTCCGTGACATTCATGGGTTTGAGGAGAGGGTGATTTTCCCTGCGTATGAGGCGCACTTGACCCCGGCCGAGGCCAAACTTGCCTCTACCAGCCGGTTGCGCATCGAGCACCTTGAGGATCAATGCTTCGCTGGCGAGGTGGCCGAAACGCTCCTAGCGATCGGTCATGGTGATCCGATAGAGAGCGCGGAAGCTGTCGGATTCATGCTACGCGGCTTCTTCGAAGGCTTGCGGCGACACATCGCTTTCGAACGCGAGCATGTCCTGCCGCGGATCGTAATAAGCGACGAAGGCCCCGACGCTTAG
- the ccoN gene encoding cytochrome-c oxidase, cbb3-type subunit I, translating into MKFGTEIVVLSLFAFAALVAAGFGVEGPFRQHMGVLFVAVAGFTAILLRNTDFKPAAPVDTSAYMDGPIRYGAIATVFWGVVGMLVGVIIALQLAYPHLNIQPWFNFGRLRPLHTSGVVFAFGGNALLCTSLYVVQRTCRARLFGGKLAWFVFWGYQLFIVMAATGYLLGITESREYAEPEWYVDIWLTIVWVAYLILFLGTILKRKEPHIYVANWFYLSFIVTIAMLHVINNLSMPASFLGSKSYSAFSGVQDALTQWWYGHNAVGFFLTAGFLGMMYYFVPKQANRPVYSYRLSIVHFWAIIFLYIWAGPHHLHYTALPDWAQTLGMAFSIMLWMPSWGGMINGLMTLSGAWDKLRTDPIIRMMVMAVAFYGMSTFEGPIMSIKTVNSLSHYTDWTIGHVHSGALGWVGMISFGAIYYMVPKLWNRERLYSLRLVTWHFWLATLGIVVYAAVMWVSGIMQGLMWREYNEQGFLVYSFAETVAAMHPFYVMRAIGGAMYLTGALLMAWNVTMTILGHEREEQPMPGSEPALRPAE; encoded by the coding sequence ATGAAATTCGGCACGGAGATCGTCGTTCTAAGCCTGTTTGCTTTTGCGGCCCTGGTGGCTGCCGGCTTCGGCGTAGAAGGACCTTTTCGCCAGCATATGGGGGTTTTGTTCGTCGCCGTGGCTGGCTTTACCGCGATCCTGCTGCGCAACACAGATTTCAAGCCGGCGGCTCCGGTCGACACCTCCGCCTACATGGATGGCCCAATCCGCTACGGAGCCATTGCAACGGTATTCTGGGGCGTCGTCGGCATGCTCGTCGGTGTGATCATTGCCCTGCAGCTGGCATACCCTCACCTCAACATCCAACCCTGGTTCAATTTCGGCCGGCTGCGGCCGCTGCACACATCCGGCGTCGTCTTTGCTTTCGGCGGCAACGCTTTGCTTTGCACGTCTCTCTATGTCGTGCAGCGCACGTGCCGCGCCCGGCTGTTTGGCGGCAAACTGGCCTGGTTTGTGTTCTGGGGTTACCAGCTGTTCATCGTCATGGCCGCGACCGGCTACCTGCTCGGCATCACCGAGAGCCGCGAATACGCGGAACCCGAATGGTATGTGGACATCTGGCTTACCATCGTCTGGGTCGCCTATCTCATCCTGTTCCTCGGCACGATCCTGAAGCGCAAGGAGCCGCATATCTACGTCGCCAACTGGTTCTACCTGTCCTTCATCGTGACCATCGCGATGTTGCATGTGATCAACAACCTGTCGATGCCGGCCTCCTTCCTCGGCTCGAAGAGCTACTCCGCCTTCTCCGGCGTCCAGGACGCCTTGACGCAATGGTGGTATGGCCACAACGCCGTCGGTTTCTTCCTCACCGCCGGGTTCCTCGGCATGATGTATTATTTCGTGCCCAAGCAGGCGAACCGGCCGGTCTATTCCTACCGCCTGTCGATCGTCCACTTCTGGGCGATCATCTTTCTCTACATCTGGGCCGGCCCGCACCACCTGCACTACACCGCCTTACCCGACTGGGCGCAGACGCTCGGCATGGCGTTCTCGATCATGCTGTGGATGCCGTCATGGGGCGGTATGATCAATGGCCTGATGACGCTGTCTGGCGCCTGGGACAAGCTGCGCACCGATCCGATCATCCGCATGATGGTGATGGCAGTCGCCTTCTACGGCATGTCGACCTTCGAAGGTCCGATTATGTCGATCAAGACGGTCAATTCGCTGTCGCACTACACGGACTGGACCATCGGCCATGTCCATTCCGGCGCGCTCGGCTGGGTTGGCATGATCTCGTTCGGCGCAATCTACTACATGGTGCCGAAACTGTGGAATCGTGAACGTCTCTATTCGCTGCGGCTCGTCACCTGGCACTTCTGGCTGGCGACGCTCGGAATCGTCGTCTACGCCGCGGTGATGTGGGTTTCCGGCATCATGCAGGGCCTGATGTGGCGCGAATACAACGAGCAGGGTTTCCTCGTCTACTCCTTCGCCGAAACCGTCGCCGCCATGCATCCCTTCTACGTCATGCGCGCCATCGGCGGTGCGATGTACCTCACCGGCGCCCTGCTCATGGCCTGGAACGTGACCATGACCATTCTTGGCCACGAGCGCGAAGAGCAACCAATGCCAGGTTCCGAGCCCGCCCTCCGGCCTGCCGAATAG
- the ccoO gene encoding cytochrome-c oxidase, cbb3-type subunit II, producing MGLMDKHAIIEKNATLLLVGSLLVVTVGGIVEIAPLFYLDNTIEKVEGMRPYSPLELAGRNIYVREGCYLCHSQMIRPFRDEVERYGHYSLAAESMYDHPFQWGSKRTGPDLARVGDRYSNAWHVAHLSDPRSVVPESIMPSYAFLKDAPIEVKDFSTHLVANARVGVPYSDDMIAHANADLMAQADPNADASGVEKRYPKAKLGDLDGNPQQVTEMDALVAYLQMLGTLVDFKTYDDAAGYR from the coding sequence ATGGGCTTGATGGACAAACACGCGATCATCGAGAAGAACGCCACGCTTCTTCTCGTTGGCTCTCTTCTTGTGGTGACCGTCGGCGGCATCGTCGAGATTGCGCCGCTCTTCTATCTCGACAACACGATCGAGAAAGTCGAAGGCATGCGGCCCTACTCGCCACTGGAACTCGCCGGACGCAACATCTATGTGCGCGAGGGCTGCTACCTCTGCCACAGCCAGATGATCAGGCCTTTCCGGGACGAGGTCGAGCGCTACGGCCACTACAGCCTGGCCGCCGAGTCGATGTACGATCATCCCTTCCAATGGGGATCGAAGCGCACCGGGCCCGATCTCGCCCGGGTCGGTGACCGCTATTCGAACGCATGGCACGTCGCACATCTTTCCGATCCACGTTCCGTGGTGCCGGAATCGATCATGCCGAGCTATGCGTTCCTGAAGGACGCTCCGATCGAGGTGAAGGACTTCTCGACGCATCTGGTTGCGAACGCGCGTGTTGGCGTCCCGTACTCCGATGACATGATCGCGCACGCCAATGCCGATCTGATGGCCCAGGCCGACCCGAATGCCGATGCCTCCGGCGTCGAGAAACGCTATCCGAAAGCCAAACTCGGTGATCTGGACGGCAATCCGCAGCAGGTGACCGAGATGGATGCCCTCGTCGCCTATCTGCAAATGCTGGGAACACTGGTCGATTTCAAGACCTATGACGATGCAGCCGGCTACCGCTGA
- a CDS encoding CcoQ/FixQ family Cbb3-type cytochrome c oxidase assembly chaperone, whose protein sequence is MSYNLMREFADSWGLLAMALFYVGGIAFALRPGGKTQADQAAQIPLKDD, encoded by the coding sequence ATGAGCTATAATTTGATGCGGGAATTCGCGGACAGCTGGGGTCTGCTTGCCATGGCGCTCTTCTACGTCGGCGGCATTGCCTTTGCCTTGCGTCCCGGCGGCAAAACACAGGCCGATCAAGCCGCCCAGATTCCACTCAAGGACGACTGA
- the ccoP gene encoding cytochrome-c oxidase, cbb3-type subunit III, with the protein MSSEHIDEVSGISTTGHEWDGIRELNNPLPRWWVITFYITVAWAVAYTIAYPAWPMLSSATKGVLGYSSRNAVKIELAAAEAAKGKYVAAIQQKTVSEIAADDALREFAVAAGGATFKVNCVQCHGSGAQGSKGFPNLNDDDWLWGGTTEQIQQTIAHGIRFASDPDTRQSEMPPFGDIITPEQIAQVGAYVASLSGKVQDASLIEPGAKVFGENCVACHGDNAKGNKELGAPNLTDAIWLYAPGETAIAVQVRAPKHGVMPAWIGRLGETKVKELAVYVHSLGGGE; encoded by the coding sequence ATGAGCAGCGAGCATATCGATGAAGTCTCGGGCATCTCAACGACCGGTCATGAATGGGACGGGATAAGGGAACTCAACAACCCATTGCCCCGATGGTGGGTGATAACCTTCTACATCACCGTCGCTTGGGCGGTGGCTTATACAATTGCGTATCCGGCTTGGCCGATGCTGTCTTCCGCGACCAAGGGTGTGCTTGGCTATTCTAGCCGCAACGCTGTCAAGATTGAGCTGGCGGCTGCCGAAGCCGCCAAGGGCAAATATGTCGCGGCCATCCAGCAGAAGACCGTATCCGAGATCGCAGCCGACGACGCGCTGCGTGAATTCGCGGTAGCGGCCGGCGGAGCTACCTTCAAGGTCAATTGCGTGCAATGCCACGGCTCGGGCGCCCAAGGGTCGAAGGGCTTTCCAAACCTGAACGACGATGACTGGCTGTGGGGCGGCACGACCGAGCAGATCCAGCAAACGATCGCGCACGGCATCCGTTTCGCATCCGACCCGGATACTCGGCAGTCGGAAATGCCCCCCTTCGGTGACATCATCACGCCCGAACAGATCGCACAGGTCGGCGCCTATGTCGCCAGCCTCTCGGGCAAGGTCCAGGATGCAAGTCTTATCGAGCCCGGCGCCAAGGTATTCGGGGAAAACTGCGTCGCCTGTCATGGCGATAATGCGAAAGGCAACAAAGAGCTCGGCGCGCCCAATCTGACCGATGCGATCTGGCTCTACGCACCCGGCGAGACAGCCATCGCCGTCCAAGTCCGCGCGCCGAAGCACGGTGTCATGCCGGCCTGGATCGGGCGTCTCGGCGAGACCAAGGTTAAGGAACTTGCGGTTTATGTCCATTCGCTTGGCGGCGGAGAATAG
- the ccoG gene encoding cytochrome c oxidase accessory protein CcoG: MHVLDKTQMERLEAKAVNSAKTRQPLYAPRKKIFPKRASGSFRRFKWLVMAITLGIYYLMPWLRWDRGPFAPDQAVLIDLANRRFYVFFIEIWPQEFYYVAGLLMMAGIGLFLITSTVGRAWCGYTCPQTVWVDLFLVVERAIEGDRNARMKLDAGRWTARKLVLRVSKHAIWLVIAAATGGAWILYFANAPTLIGDVFNGTAASVAYVTIAVLTATTYTFGGLMREQVCTYMCPWPRIQAAMLDENSLTVTYNDWRGEPRSRHAKKVQAAGQPVGDCVDCNACVAVCPMGIDIRDGQQLECITCALCLDACDGVMNKLGKERGLISYATLSDYNANMAVATAGGSGPVNPSLVRTADSTFSARLAHFHIRKIFRLRTFFYMGAWTAVGLALIYSLLTRDRLEINVLHDRNPQFVTLSDGSIRNGYTVKLLNMIPEPRTIVVTMQGLQGAEMSVVGSDLPAARLFAIAVEPDRLNMLKVFVRQPAGEVRHAAQTFKFRVEDRASFESDEYTATFNAPEIAR; this comes from the coding sequence ATGCACGTGCTGGATAAGACGCAGATGGAGCGGCTCGAGGCAAAAGCGGTCAACTCCGCCAAGACACGACAGCCGCTCTATGCTCCGCGCAAGAAAATCTTCCCTAAACGCGCCTCGGGCAGCTTTCGCCGCTTCAAATGGCTGGTGATGGCGATCACGCTGGGCATCTATTATCTGATGCCCTGGTTGCGCTGGGATCGAGGTCCGTTTGCTCCTGATCAGGCCGTGCTGATCGATCTTGCCAACCGCCGTTTCTACGTCTTCTTCATCGAGATATGGCCGCAGGAATTCTACTATGTCGCCGGCCTTCTGATGATGGCCGGCATCGGCCTCTTCCTGATCACGTCCACCGTCGGCCGCGCCTGGTGCGGCTATACCTGCCCGCAGACGGTATGGGTCGATCTTTTCCTAGTTGTGGAGCGGGCGATCGAAGGCGATCGCAACGCTCGCATGAAGCTCGACGCCGGCCGCTGGACCGCGCGCAAACTGGTGCTGCGTGTGTCGAAACACGCCATCTGGCTGGTCATAGCGGCAGCTACCGGCGGCGCCTGGATCCTCTATTTCGCCAATGCGCCGACGCTGATCGGCGACGTATTCAACGGCACCGCCGCTTCGGTCGCCTACGTCACCATCGCGGTGCTAACGGCGACCACCTACACGTTCGGCGGGCTGATGCGCGAGCAAGTCTGCACCTACATGTGCCCGTGGCCGCGCATCCAGGCTGCCATGCTCGACGAGAATTCGCTCACTGTGACCTACAATGACTGGCGTGGCGAACCTCGTTCGCGGCACGCCAAGAAGGTCCAGGCTGCGGGGCAGCCGGTCGGTGACTGCGTCGACTGCAATGCCTGTGTCGCAGTCTGCCCGATGGGGATCGACATTCGCGACGGCCAACAACTCGAATGCATCACTTGCGCGCTGTGCCTTGATGCCTGCGACGGCGTCATGAACAAGCTCGGCAAGGAGCGCGGGCTGATCTCCTATGCGACGCTGTCCGACTACAACGCCAACATGGCGGTGGCGACCGCAGGCGGCTCCGGTCCCGTGAACCCTTCACTCGTCAGAACGGCCGACAGCACATTCTCCGCCAGGTTGGCGCATTTCCATATTCGCAAGATCTTCCGGCTGAGGACCTTCTTCTACATGGGCGCGTGGACGGCGGTCGGGCTTGCCTTGATCTATTCGCTGCTGACGCGCGACCGACTCGAGATCAACGTCCTGCACGACCGCAATCCGCAATTCGTGACCCTGTCCGACGGCTCGATCCGCAACGGTTACACCGTCAAGCTGCTTAACATGATCCCCGAGCCAAGGACGATCGTCGTCACGATGCAGGGCTTGCAGGGAGCCGAAATGAGCGTCGTCGGCAGTGATCTGCCGGCAGCTCGCTTGTTCGCCATCGCGGTCGAACCCGACCGGCTGAACATGCTGAAGGTTTTCGTGCGCCAGCCAGCGGGTGAGGTTCGGCACGCTGCACAAACCTTCAAGTTCCGCGTCGAGGACAGAGCGAGCTTCGAATCGGACGAATACACCGCCACCTTCAACGCACCGGAGATCGCCAGATGA
- a CDS encoding FixH family protein — MSTNTQKTREFTGRHMLLTILGFFGVIIAVNLTMATLASTSWTGLVVENTYVASQQFNRKAEEGRAQAALGWTGKLTIARSEVRYSLSDTTGKPVPLHGVKILFRHPAYEAGDKAVTLALVSDQEFAAQHLPRDGVWIVEVDADAGLTEPYRDVRRIMISQGALQ; from the coding sequence ATGAGCACCAATACGCAAAAGACGCGTGAGTTCACCGGCAGGCACATGCTGCTCACCATTCTCGGCTTTTTCGGCGTGATCATCGCGGTCAATCTCACGATGGCGACACTCGCCAGCACGAGCTGGACCGGCCTTGTCGTCGAGAACACCTATGTGGCCAGCCAGCAATTCAACCGAAAGGCCGAGGAAGGGCGCGCGCAGGCGGCACTCGGCTGGACCGGCAAACTGACGATCGCTCGGAGTGAGGTCCGCTACAGCTTGAGCGATACCACCGGCAAGCCGGTCCCGTTGCATGGCGTCAAGATACTGTTTCGTCATCCCGCCTACGAGGCTGGGGACAAGGCCGTCACTCTCGCCCTCGTCTCGGACCAGGAATTTGCCGCGCAGCACTTGCCAAGGGATGGCGTCTGGATCGTCGAAGTCGACGCCGATGCCGGTCTGACAGAGCCCTATCGCGACGTTCGCCGGATCATGATTTCGCAAGGAGCGCTGCAATGA
- a CDS encoding heavy metal translocating P-type ATPase, translated as MSCCAPSAELALDLTSTTSVLPSSQEIRLASRSLGDNLWQTDLSVPTVHCAACIQAIETALGRLDRVEGARVNLSTKRVAIRWRGDSVPPFVAALGRLGFQAHLFEADPDKKDKTLAELIRAVAVAGFAAGNIMLLSVSVWSGAEGATRDLFHWVSALIAIPALTFAGGIFFRSAWNALRHGRMNMDVPIAVGVSLAYAMSLYETINHGDHAYFDASVSLLFFLLIGRTLDHVMRERARTAVKGLSQLAARGAMVLRGDGARDYLPVGEIEPGMQLLVAAGERVPVDSRVIRGASDLDCSLVSGESTPKTVASGEQVQAGTLNLTGPLTIEATAAAKDSFLAEMVRLMEAPEGGRAHYRRIADRVSALYAPVVHLTAFVTFLGWMAVTGDWHRAVTIAIAVLIITCPCALGLAVPIVQVVAARRLFEAGVMVKDGSAIERLAAIDVAVFDKTGTLTLGQPRLVNASTIDPAMLAIAADMAAHSRHPFSKAIAAFAGFAGQPKLEAVSEHPGLGIEATTADSTWRLGRRGWAGWKARTGGEGKYGGYGGTVLSKNGRIVASFTFEDATRADAKAAVGQLKDAGVSVEMLSGDIVHACGEVAGTLDIESFVPALLPSGKVERIEVLARAGHKVLMVGDGLNDTPALAAAHVSIAPATAADIGRNAADFVFLRESLLAVPLALDVSRQAGRLIRQNIAIAIVYNAVAVPIAILGHVTPLIAAIAMSASSLLVIGNGLRLQGFRLAELTRASSATHSGIHPSARSS; from the coding sequence ATGAGCTGTTGTGCACCCAGCGCGGAACTGGCGCTGGATCTGACCAGTACCACATCGGTCCTGCCGTCTAGCCAGGAGATCAGGTTGGCGAGCCGATCGCTTGGCGACAATCTTTGGCAGACCGACCTTTCAGTGCCGACGGTTCACTGCGCGGCGTGCATCCAGGCCATCGAGACGGCTCTCGGAAGGCTCGATCGCGTCGAAGGCGCTCGTGTCAACCTGTCGACGAAACGGGTCGCGATCCGGTGGCGTGGGGACTCTGTGCCTCCGTTTGTCGCCGCGCTGGGACGGCTGGGCTTTCAGGCGCACCTGTTCGAAGCCGACCCTGATAAGAAGGACAAGACGCTTGCCGAGCTGATCCGCGCGGTCGCGGTCGCCGGGTTCGCCGCCGGCAACATCATGCTTCTTTCGGTCTCGGTCTGGTCCGGCGCCGAAGGTGCTACCCGCGACCTGTTTCACTGGGTCTCTGCATTGATCGCCATCCCGGCGCTCACCTTTGCCGGCGGCATCTTCTTCCGCTCGGCCTGGAATGCACTGCGCCACGGCCGCATGAACATGGACGTGCCGATCGCGGTTGGGGTGTCGCTCGCTTATGCCATGAGCCTCTACGAGACGATCAATCATGGCGATCACGCCTATTTCGACGCGTCCGTATCCCTGCTGTTTTTCCTGTTGATCGGCCGCACCCTGGATCACGTCATGCGCGAACGGGCACGGACCGCCGTGAAAGGCCTGTCCCAGTTGGCCGCACGTGGCGCCATGGTGCTGCGCGGCGATGGCGCGCGCGACTACCTGCCGGTTGGCGAGATCGAACCGGGCATGCAACTGCTGGTCGCCGCCGGCGAAAGGGTGCCTGTCGACAGCAGGGTCATTCGCGGCGCGTCGGATCTCGACTGCTCGCTGGTTTCCGGCGAGAGCACACCGAAAACCGTGGCGTCCGGGGAACAGGTTCAGGCCGGCACGCTCAATCTTACCGGCCCGCTGACCATCGAAGCGACCGCTGCCGCAAAGGACTCCTTCCTGGCGGAAATGGTTCGGCTGATGGAAGCCCCCGAAGGTGGTCGTGCGCACTATCGGCGGATCGCCGACCGTGTCTCGGCGCTCTACGCGCCGGTGGTCCATCTCACCGCCTTCGTGACGTTCCTTGGCTGGATGGCGGTAACCGGCGACTGGCACCGGGCAGTGACGATCGCGATCGCCGTTCTCATCATCACATGCCCGTGCGCGCTCGGTCTGGCCGTGCCGATCGTGCAAGTGGTCGCGGCGCGCCGCTTGTTCGAAGCCGGCGTGATGGTCAAGGACGGATCGGCCATTGAGCGCCTGGCAGCGATAGACGTGGCGGTATTCGACAAGACCGGCACGCTAACGCTCGGTCAGCCCAGGCTGGTCAACGCGTCGACCATCGATCCGGCGATGCTGGCGATCGCAGCCGACATGGCGGCGCACTCCCGTCACCCGTTCTCGAAGGCCATCGCCGCATTCGCGGGTTTTGCCGGCCAGCCGAAGCTGGAAGCCGTCAGCGAGCACCCGGGTCTCGGCATCGAAGCGACGACCGCGGACAGCACCTGGCGTCTTGGCCGGCGCGGCTGGGCCGGATGGAAAGCCCGGACCGGTGGCGAAGGCAAGTATGGCGGCTATGGCGGGACGGTGCTTTCGAAGAATGGGAGGATCGTCGCCTCCTTCACGTTCGAGGACGCTACGCGCGCCGACGCCAAGGCGGCGGTCGGGCAATTGAAGGATGCCGGCGTGTCGGTCGAAATGCTGTCCGGGGATATAGTCCATGCCTGCGGCGAGGTTGCCGGGACGTTGGATATCGAGAGTTTCGTTCCGGCGCTGCTTCCCTCCGGCAAGGTTGAGCGGATCGAGGTGCTGGCCAGGGCGGGCCACAAGGTTCTGATGGTGGGCGACGGGCTCAACGACACGCCGGCCCTCGCTGCCGCGCATGTCTCGATCGCGCCGGCAACCGCCGCCGATATTGGCCGCAACGCGGCCGATTTCGTGTTCCTGCGCGAAAGCCTGCTGGCGGTGCCCCTGGCGCTGGATGTCTCGCGGCAAGCGGGAAGGCTGATCCGGCAGAATATCGCCATTGCGATCGTCTACAACGCTGTCGCCGTGCCGATTGCCATTCTCGGGCACGTCACGCCGTTGATCGCGGCGATCGCGATGTCGGCCTCATCGCTGCTGGTCATCGGAAACGGGCTGCGGCTGCAGGGCTTTAGGCTCGCCGAGCTGACGAGGGCTTCTTCGGCAACGCATTCCGGCATTCACCCATCAGCGCGGTCATCATGA
- the ccoS gene encoding cbb3-type cytochrome oxidase assembly protein CcoS, which yields MTILVYLMPVALFLGALGLTGFLWALKSGQYEDLDGAAERILRDDKPER from the coding sequence ATGACGATACTCGTCTACCTCATGCCAGTCGCCCTATTTCTTGGCGCACTGGGGCTGACTGGCTTTCTGTGGGCGTTGAAGAGTGGCCAATATGAGGATCTTGACGGAGCCGCTGAGCGCATCCTCCGGGACGACAAGCCGGAACGCTGA